A region of Paramormyrops kingsleyae isolate MSU_618 chromosome 17, PKINGS_0.4, whole genome shotgun sequence DNA encodes the following proteins:
- the mmp13b gene encoding collagenase 3, with the protein MIAVFTDNMGITVIIFLLIIAHSGAAPFSREQSQKEIDEWLLAEKYLRRFYNLPNGLRGVEKTSDVMRQKIREMQAFFGLQVTGNLDTNTLGVMHTPRCGVPDVGEYNLFPRNLKWPTTNVTFRITNYTPDMEKSDVDRAIHNALSVWSDVTPLKFKKVYDGIADIMISFGAKEHGDFNPFDGPNGLLAHAYPPGVGMGGDTHFDEDETWSNDSAGYNLFLVASHEFGHALGLSHSSDPGALMFPVYSYSNGFPLSEDDISGIQALYGKNPNSRKRKPKPDAPNKCDPELTFDAATELRGETIFFKDRFYWRLHPQLPEPDQTLIKSTWPSIPSRVNAAYENPEKDLVFIFSGIRMWALNGYTLVEGYPKYIHKLGLPKSIRKVDAAVYIRDTGKTLLFTDEDYWSYDESHSVMDKGYPRSIEDDFPGIGEEVDAVTYHDGYLYFFHENVQFEYNYRARKVIRILRPNSMLNC; encoded by the exons ATGATAGCGGTCTTCACAGATAACATGGGAATCACTGTGATCATCTTCCTTTTGATTATTGCGCATTCTGGTGCAGCACCCTTTTCAAGAGAACAGTCCCAGAAAGAAATCGACGAATGGCTATTAGCTGAG AAATACTTGCGTAGGTTCTACAATCTTCCAAATGGGCTGCGAGGAGTTGAGAAGACTTCTGACGTGATGCGGCAGAAGATCCGTGAGATGCAGGCTTTCTTCGGCCTGCAGGTGACGGGAAATCTGGACACCAACACCCTGGGTGTAATGCACACGCCGCGATGTGGGGTCCCCGACGTGGGAGAATACAATCTCTTTCCGAGGAACCTCAAATGGCCCACAACAAATGTGACATTCAG GATTACAAATTACACTCCAGATATGGAGAAGTCGGATGTGGACAGAGCTATCCACAATGCCCTGAGTGTCTGGAGTGATGTGACGCCATTGAAGTTCAAGAAAGTGTATGATGGGATTGCAGATATTATGATCAGCTTCGGAGCCAAAG AACATGGTGACTTCAATCCTTTTGATGGGCCTAATGGACTCCTGGCCCACGCCTACCCTCCTGGAGTAGGGATGGGTGGTGACACTCACTTTGATGAGGATGAGACATGGTCAAATGACTCAGCTG GGTACAACCTGTTTCTGGTTGCTAGCCATGAGTTTGGCCATGCTCTTGGCTTGTCCCATTCCTCTGACCCAGGCGCTCTGATGTTTCCAGTCTATTCCTACTCAAATGGTTTCCCCTTGTCTGAGGATGACATAAGTGGTATACAGGCACTTTACG GCAAAAACCCCAATTCTCGTAAAAGGAAACCGAAACCAGATGCCCCAAATAAGTGTGACCCGGAGCTGACTTTCGACGCAGCAACTGAACTCAGAGGAGAAACGATCTTCTTCAAAGACAG GTTCTATTGGCGTCTACACCCCCAGCTTCCTGAGCCCGATCAGACACTGATCAAGTCTACCTGGCCGTCGATTCCGAGCAGAGTCAATGCAGCGTACGAAAACCCTGAAAAAGACCTGGTTTTCATTTTCAGCG GTATTAGGATGTGGGCCTTAAATGGATATACCCTGGTTGAAGGATACCCAAAGTACATCCACAAGTTAGGCCTCCCCAAAAGTATCCGCAAAGTAGACGCGGCCGTTTACATACGAGACACAGGCAAAACCCTCCTGTTCACTGACGAAGATTACTGGAG CTACGATGAAAGTCACAGTGTAATGGACAAAGGATATCCGCGATCTATCGAGGACGACTTCCCGGGGATTGGCGAAGAAGTGGATGCTGTTACCTACCATGATG GATACCTATATTTCTTCCATGAAAATGTGCAGTTTGAGTACAACTACAGAGCAAGGAAGGTCATCCGGATTTTAAGGCCAAACTCTATGCTCAACTGCTGA